From the genome of Mastacembelus armatus chromosome 21, fMasArm1.2, whole genome shotgun sequence:
GTTCTGTGACTTTGCATGGCTGCATTTATGCCATTGGAGGTTACAGAGGAGGAGCGCCAGAGCGAGAGACTGAATTTTATGATCCTTTGAAAAAGAAATGGTTCCCTGTGGCCAAAATGATCCAAGGTATGCAAAATACAGTATTAGATGGTATGTTATATTTGGGGATGCActgaaagggaggaaaagaaaagttgaGAAAAGTTTGCCCAGTTGTCATGAAGCTGGTTCATTTGCTATAACaactgttttctttaaaaggtGTAGGTAATGCCACTGCCTGTGTAATGGGAGATAAAATCTATGTGACTGGAGGCCACTATGGCTACAGAGGAAGCTGCACCTATGAAAAAATCCAGGTGTACAGGCCAGATGTCAATGAGTGGAGTATTCTAACAATAAGTCCTCATCCAGGTATGAGATAAGAGACAAAAGAAATGTGAACAACTATGGTTGAAGTActgttttctaatttaaagtgtTCTATTTTCAGAATATGGGCTGTGCTCGGTGTCTCTCAACAACAAGATGTATTTGGTGGGTGGACAGACAACTATCACAGACTGCTACGACATAGACAGAGACGAATGGAGACCGATATCGgtgatgaaggagaggaggatggagtgtggggcagtggtaattaatgggTGTATTTATGTAACAGGGGGATATTCCTACTCAAAGGGGACATATCTGCAGAGCATTGAGAAATACAACCCTGAGCTGGACTCATGGGAGATAGTGGGGACTCTTCCCAGCCCAGCCAGATCAcatggatgtgtttgtgttcacagtgtTTAGTGTCAAACCCCATATtacaaaagtgtatttttttttaattttgtgacaaacatatcaaatgtaTGTAAGTGTTAAAATGTCGGGTATGTTGTCACACAGTATGTCAAGTTAGCCCATGTTTTGCACTGGATAACTGGCCTTAGATAAATACCTGTACATCTTTGCCAACCTGTGAATAGGCCAACTGAAGAATACGTATGTCAGAAGACCTCAGGGGCTTTACGATTAGCgttttagttcattttaatgtgtaattCTGTTTTTACTAGACCATATGTGAATATCAGCAAAATCCATACTAGAAATTCACAGAATCCAGCTCAGACCAATGATGCACTAGGACACTCtaaagcaactttttttttaaaaagtaaaactgtaaCTTGTCTGTTTCTTGATGAAATAAATCAGAACCTATTTGATTTGATGTTGCATTAACCATTTTGCTCTGTAAAAGGTGTTTTATATTTAGCTGCAGTTTGTGGACTTCAgtaatattgtatatatattgtaatatatattgtatatatattatttataggCCAAGTCGTTATTGGGAGAAAGCCATAGGCATTTGCTGCATTACGGCACCCTTTGGTCAGTGTTGGCACAGTAACACACGACATGGACGTGCTGTTGCTGTCATCGACATGTCAGTGCCAGAAAGTGAGAAATGGACAATGACCTTGATTATATGCCAGGTGTTTCCTGTGTCCTTATTCCTGTGATGTGTAAAATGGGagagatttagcagcatctgcTGGCGATATTACAGAATGCAACATTTACTTTACACATCCCTGTTAAAATGCCAGGTTTTTGAGATGTAAAAAAATGAGACCAAGAGAAATCacttaagatttttttttcacctttaacGTGACCTATGATCTGTGCaacttaattaaaaaacaagctgaaattTTGTGTAGTGGGATAAAATAATATCACCATGATATCATCATAACATCAGGTCACTGGTCAGTAAAGAGGAGTTGTGGCCCTTTAATTTCAGATTCTTCTCATTAGAATAAATTTAGacaataaacagtaaacataataTCTGAGCCAAATCAAAGGctacatttgttttataaagTTAGTTGCATAAATTTGACCAataatgacaaagaaaatgttttaaagtaataaaatagtaaataaaaCCAGCGCAAAATTTAATAAAACTcatgtaaataaaagaataaatgcataaatatgtTAATAAATTACTAGTAGCCTATCAATCACTGTGGGGATATTTGTACGCCTATAATGTGTCCACTACTGTGTATTAAAACTGAGACCGACCTTCAGCGACACCCTGCGGCTTTGACCTCCATCACACAGATTTCCTCAGCACCGGGAGAAGCGGCTCACATCCAAACTAACGAAGAGCGACAGGAGCGCTAGCGTTAATGCTAACCTTTTTGGGCCTCGGTGTGTTCCGTAGCACGCAGTTGCACAACGTGCGAACAGACAAGCGAAGACTTGAGGATTAAACAGTAAAAACCGCAGCTAGCACCGACGCAAAGTACATGTAAGTATAACTACAGGCTTTATTAAAGCGGACGCTTTGTTATACTTTACTGCTTAGGAGTTTACAGCAGAACACAGCAGGCGTCCTCGTCATGTTTGAACAGCATGCTAGTCGCAGCGTGTAAATAACTTGTTTAGCTTCACGTGAAAAAAGTGACGTTAAtttagatatttttaacttCATACCGCACATGAATGAAGCAAGTACTGTCAACGTAATTAGTAGCAAAAAGCTGGCGATTTGGCTTTGAACGTAAAAACAAACGGCATGTATATCTGCACCTAAGCTAAGCTAGCAGGTTAGCTATCGAGCATGACATCAGGGTAAATGGAAACAGCACTTCACTGGACGAACTGcagattttcacattttgttggTTTTTAAGTTTGTTCGTTGAATCTTTACTAAGATGTATAACCAGATCTCTAATGATGTTTATGAGATTACTATTATTTGCATCCCAAATAAACTGTGATTCCTACGGCAGGAATAGGCAAATGTAAAGGGCTGTTTCACACAAATCTCaaaggttagaaaaaaaaatctttatgtTCTATAGCTTATTTGTTTTCACAGAAGTGCTGAGGTTTGAAAGCTGAGGTTGTAGTCCAAATCCTAAAAATAGGAAGAAAAAAGGTTACACTGAATAATCCAGAGAGCCCATTTTGGTCAATTACTGGTTTTGATCCTTCAACAAATATCCACGTTGGGATGCTGTgtaaatctacataaaaacaataaaatgatttgcaaatctcataaacccatatttaaTTCGCAATAGaacatattaaacattttaaatgattaaactgAGAACATGTACcatattaagaaaaaacaaggtaattttgaaattgttgGCAGCAACACTCTCAAAAAAGTTGGGAGGGAGGCAACAAAAGGCAGACCAAGTGAGTGGTACCAACGAAGAAGATCTGGGTGAACATCTTGCAGCCaattaggttaattggcaacAGGTCAGTCCCATGACTGGGTATAAAAAGAGCATATTAGAGAGTCAGTCTCTCAGAAGTAAAGATGGGCAGAGGTTCAccaatctgtgaaaagctgtgTCTACAAAATGCTGAACAAgttcagaaatatttttctcaaCATGGAATTGcaaagactttaaatatatcAGCATCTAAAGCACATAACATCAAAAGATTCAGAGAATCTGGGGAGATCTCTGTGCAAGGGACAAGGCCGAAACACAATACTGGATGCCCGTGATCTTCAGGCCCTCAGACGGCACTGCATTAAAAATCACTGCATGGACTCAGGAATACTTCCAAAAATCGCTGCCTGTGAACATGGTTTGTCATGCCATCCAAAAATGCAAGTTAAAGCTCTGTCATGCAAAGAAGAAGCCATATATTATCATGATCCAGAAACACCACAATCTTCTCTGGGCCAAACCTTTCCAGAACCAAAGGTTCTTCACTTAGCTTGTTTTTCCATCCAACAGACTAGAAACTGCTCCAAGTCCCCACATTTAAGAAACTAGAACAAGTAAATACTTAGTGATGGACAGACATTGTTTTTTAGGACTTAAattttcagaaatgtgtgtcataagattttttttttttttttttaaccttgaaTTACATTTTTGGGTTACTGTTTACACACAGAACAATTATGGCAGAAAATCAAGAAGAGATGTCTCAAACTGAGATGAAGGTGGCACGACAAATAGAGGTAATTCTGATATTGAACTTTTATGCACATTTTATAACTGTGTGTAACATAAATCTAATAAAATGTCTTGTATTCTCACCTGTAGTACTACTTTGGAGATCACAATCTTCCGAGGGACAAGTTTCTCAAAGAACAGCTGCAGCTTGATGATGGCTGGGTCCCTTTGGAGACAATGCTAAAGTTCAATAGGTTGGTTGCATTTCTCTTTATTGTGTTCTCTGTTTAATTTCTGTAAAACTACATCTTCTCATGTTTTAGCCTTAGTCAAACACCACATACAACACAAACTCAATAAATGTTAGGCTCAGTCCATTGTAAACCATAATTAAACAAACACTCCAGTTTTGAAAGGAGTGGGAAAGGTCAGTGATTCCTAAAGGCGGCCTATACTAGTTTGGTGCcagttcatattttttattttttagtaaaCAACTGTAGTTTAAACTAACAATATTCTGTCACGTTCTTGCAGCAATGTGGGATTCATCTCTACATCACTTGTGGAATGATTGCAACCATCTCAAAGGCTGTTGCAAAATTGAGTGGAACATACTATTGTTTTTATTGGCTGATGAGGAGATATGTGCTTTAATATCACTTATTGGGGTCTCACCAGCACTGCATGACTAGTGTCAGTAACAATGTAGGAGGGCAAGAATGAGCTCAAACCGTCAGAAAAAGTGGTTGTGTGTACAATTTATCAATCAGCTGGTAGAAAGGGAGGAAATCCAGTTGTATGACTAAGAAAAGAAAGCCTGTGATGACTAATCAGTTTGCAAACTCAGTGTATGAGCCGTGACAGGCAGGTCAAGATTAGAAAATGCCCTCACTCTGTCTCTGGAGTGCAAGCATTACCAGCATGATCAAATTTAGTCACAGCATACACCCACAGTCGTATCTTATGAACAAAGTCAAATGTTGCTGAATTGAGTGGTACTGGTGGTGGACCTGGATATTACTGATTACTGATACAGACAATTTGTAGCTTGCCAAGATCAACATAACCATTAAAAGGAAGTGATTAAATGATGTGCAGCGTCCAAGGCTGGATGCTGAATAAATGCCTGTGGAGGGGTTACACATGACTTGTTATTCAGactttttgacacatttttattttgtttatagaCTGAAGACCTTAACCACAGACAGCAACGTCATTATTGCAGCGCTTCAGAAATCAAGGACTGGCCTGTTGGAAATCAatgaagacaagacaaaaaTCAGGAGGTCTCCAAACAAACCGTTACCTGAACAAAATGATGAATACAAAGATGCTCTAAAACACAAATCTGTGTACattgtaagtttttttttttttaaattggattTCTTGTCCTCCTTTGTTTTCTGGCTGTATATTGGCAGATATTTTTTATGTCAAATTGTTTCTTCATCTTTGTAATGTATTGCCATTTTTTTCCTAACTTTTACATTGcatgtttttgctttcattcaGGTGCTGATAGTTTTACAGTGTAATATTTCAAAACTTTACGTCTTGCCATTTGCTGTGTCAGACatatgtaatgttttatttcttctcatCTAGAAAGGTTTTCCACTTGAAACCACCCTTGATGAGGTTCAGGAGTGGTTGAATGGGAAAGGCACCATAGAAAACATTCAGATGAGGAGGAACCTGCAAAAGCAGTTCAAGGTAAAAAGTGTAGCAAAGTGCATTTAGTAGCATTCAAATGTTTATCCTGTGTTTTGGGGGAGGTTTTTATCATTTCTGTCTTCACAGGGATCAGTGTTCATCTGTTTTGACACAGAAGAGTCATCCAAGAAGTTCCTAGAGCGTTCAGATATAAAATCATTCAAGGACAATGAGTTGCTTGTGTTAGCCAGGTGAGTTGTGCTGCATCTTGGTTTAAAGTAGTAgacaaatgctgttttttattttcaaaattaaatcGGCACAAGAGATAAAATGTGGTACAAACATGACTTTAGAAAATTTTAATGCTGCTAAATTCAATAGATTTGAAAAATTTTGCGTCATTTTAGTTTGTCGGGCCTTATTACCATATACAGTTATTTGTGGAGCATAACAACTGGACATGTATTTGATATGGGGAAAATAGTTAACAGCTTGACAGTTACCAAAAACTACTCAAGAAATTTAGCCATGGCCTTCAGTCCCGACTCTAAATGTTATTGAAATGTTTAGTTAAATCTCATATGATTCAAAAAGTAAataccagaaaaacaaaatgagggctctttacagtgaaacatttcacaaccattgtgtttgcatgttcccaTGGCCTACAATCTGACACTCCTAACTCAAGTTCAaacacttgttttatttttgtgattgttCCAGAAATTAAGCAGAGATTTGCTGTACTTAAATTTGGCTGAACATTTCAAATTTGTGTTTAACTGCAGAGTGTTCATGCAGAAAACCACCATCTGAATTTGTACGGTGTAAATTAAATTGCTGTTTTGCCTCCAGAGAAGACTATCATGCAAAGAAAGCAGAAGAGCGAAAACAGTTCAAAGCAGagacaaaagcaaaagcaaaacagtGAGTACAAAATGAATAGAATTTTCTCCATAAAATAAAGCACGTTATGAAAAATTACTGACACCCCTCCCAAAAATGTCACTTAGGGACAAGgagcaacaacagaaacatgcagaagaaaaagaaatggtaAGATCCCCTCAAGTGTTGACCAGCTGATGTTCCGTCACTGGGACGTGCTCATAGGTACAGGGTATGATCACATTGACTAAGTTGTAATTTCTGTTCTAGGGTCTGCTTTTGGACGAACAGACAGGTTGCTTGTTGAAGTTTTCAGGAGAACTTGAAGATGTCTCAAGAGAGGACTTTCATCAGTTGTTCTCTGGACATGGAAAGATAAAGTGGGTTGACTTTACAAGAGGAGCCAAAGAGGTAAAGAAAGTCCACCATCAATTCTTGGATTCATGGTGAAGAGATGTAAAATTCCTATTTTTACTTCCAACAAGGGCACCCTCCTTTTTGACGGGAGCGCAAAGGAGGCATTTGACAAGGCCAAAGAGGCAAATGGAGGAGAGTtgaaaatcaaagaaaataGTGTTACATGGCAGATTCttgagggagaggaggagaaagaggtaTTGAAGAAGATCATTGAAGCTCAACAAGAATCTTACAGCAGGTCCAAAGGCAGAggtaaatgccaatttcattaattatttaaaaaccaATAAGCGATTCTAGATAagtgttttacagtattatttaaTACTGATGTATCTCATCTGTCTTATAGGTGGCAGAGGAAGATCAGgtggcagaggaagaggaggacgaaGGGGAAGAGGTGGCAGAGATCAAGGCAAAACTCAATACCAGGGCAAAAAGATGAAATTTGATAGtgacgaggaggaggatggtAAGATTAGCATGTTTAAGAGCTTGATAATATTGTTTGATGTAAGGATATTTATTTCCTGTAACATTTTGAGTCAGTTCCTATCTATTTTGCACCTTCTAAATGGTACTACTTTTTATGCAAATTCgcttttctgtatgtgtgtatatatatatatatgtgtgtgtgtgtgtgtgtgtgtgtagtatttTATTCTAGTGTATTCAAAAAATTGTGTACATACTTCATATCTGTATATATGTCTGCACCAGACATCAAGACAAATTCCTaatactgtaaagtgttctttgctgtacctggcaataaaatgTATTCTGATTCTCTAGCACCTACGCCCCCAAAGAGAGAACTAGAAGACCCAGATGGCCCTGCAGCAAAGATTGCCAAAACTGAAAATGGATCATAGTCAAAACCagaatttttcttttctgaaaacatttattataaatgCTAAAAATGCAGAGACAACTTAAATCCATTCCAGTGGAAGCTTCAGGCTTTGGAGAATCGTAGGAAGTCAACCTGGATGTCAACCTAGAGAACAGTTTGCAAAGCTTGGCGTCATTTTTCAGCCTTTTAAGTCCCCTTATAATGTGCCTCTCATGATTTGTGTACCTGCGTTGCTCTTAAGATGTCTTATTTTATCATACTCAACATAAAGTTAGTAATTTAATTTCACCCAAACATTTCAGTTGGTTTTGAAAGACCTGTGTGACATCTAGAATCTGTgcacagtacttttttttttccccttctagAAATTATGCATTGAGTGATGAAAACGTCTGatttgccattttttttaagtttgcatatacaaacagcaaataaaagaTTTCTAAAAATAAAGGTTTGGCTAAATATGTAATGTTTTGTCTGATACAGCTTGAGACATTTGCTGGAAACGTATGTGGCATGATCTAGCATATTATCTTACCGATTTCTTTTTGTGGAACTTGTAAGATGCTGGCAGGTCATATCTTAGCTCTGTAACAAAAATATGTAGTCagattttgaatattttaaggGTAGAAAATATGTAAACGTTTTCTTACCTGCTAATACTTCCATCTTTACTCCCCAGTCATTAGCTTTCTTTTGTATGTGCTAGAAACAGATAAGGAGTTATGCGTTTATGTAGTaacactgtttttgtctttaatacTTGCAACTGCCAGTGTTTCCTTATGAAGACTTGTGAATTGACTTGGACCTAATGTGACTGGTATAGATCCTGGACTTGCCTGTCGTGTTGATGTTTTATGAAGTGAATACACTGATGTTTTTGCCATTGTTAAAGCGGCCCTTAGAAACTTCATGTCCATCCCTTGAATAAAGAATAGAAGCAATGTAAAACTGTATGCAACACAATGAGTTTACACCAGGTTTAAATAACCATCCCACTGATTCACATGAAGgttgatttaattaaaacaagAGGAGCTTCTTTGTCTgggaaaacagacattttttttgtggATCTGAAGGGAACTTTCTAATGTCTCAAAGATTTCATTTGTAAGTTACTATGATTATCAGTTTCCCACTTAAAAATGATTCCTGTCAATATCAGTCATAATTTCAACTTGAAATAACAGATGTTTCTGGAAACACATACATCAAATTGGTTAAAAGAGGTGCTTGCAAAGAAAAATATGGATCTCTCCTAAACTTGAGTTTGGTTTTCAATGTAAGtaaacacagactgaaataCTGTGCTACATTTCTGATACAAAggattttaattcaaatgaaaatctCAGTAATCTGAGCAAACAATATCTACAATAAAAGACTGAAATGGAGATGAAACACTAAAAAATgatttgtgaatatttttaatgagaTTTTGCCATCAGCAACTGTCTGACATGAATGCTGTCTAGTCGTAAATACTGGATTGCCGATCTACCAGAAAAATAACTCCTGTTATGTCCAGATTGAACTTGTGAGAGCCATGGGTTTTTAGCAGACAGGGTTTACTGTTGGAAGGGCAGCACTAAGtcgttagcactgttgcctgaCAGcgagaaggttcctggtttgaaacccagtagcggcctttctgtgtggagtttgcatgttctccctgtgcttgtgtgggttttctccaggtactcctgtttcctcccacagtccaaaaacatgtatgtcaggttgattggtgactctaaattgcccataggagtgagtgtgagtgtgtgaggttgtttgtctctatgtggccctgtgatggactggtgacctgtccagggtgtacccctgcctttcacccaaagagagctgggataggctccagctgatccctgtgaccctggttaaggaataagcggatTTACTGATAGAGGTTattgagttgcattatgggaatttGCACCTTGACACACAATAGGGACTAAAAGTCAGGATGTCGACTTCTGCTAAATCGATTTTGAGCATTGACCTGCCTATGTCTTTCTGAACTCCCCCCAGTGGAATTGCAATATAAATCAGTAGAATAGCCCTTGAAATCGATTACTCACCttggttgtgttttgttccaaaTGGTGGATTCATTATTACAGTGTCAAACTTTTTGGCATAAGCATCTACCTCCAGAGAACACAGGTCACATTGGACCAGATCCACGTTGGTAATCTCAAATTCCTCTGCGTTTCTTCTGAATGTGTTCAGTGCGTCGTTGTCTACGTCAAAGCCAACGCAGAAACTGCAAGTGAGAGGACATGAAATGAGGGATAAAGCTGAGTGCAGCGTAAAAACAGTGTGAAGGTCAGCCGCTCTCACCCTGCATCAAGCATCGCGGCTCCGATGCTGAGGACTCCACAGCCACATCCCAAATCTGCCACTAGTTTACCCTCGATGTCTTCAAACGTGCTCTGGATTGTGTAAAGCATACATGCTGCAGAAACAAGGAGACGTCATGAGAACAATACCCGCTATCAACGTTATCAATGATCACACGTTGTTGCCTCACCTGCAATATGAGGACTGGTTGGATATTGCTCAAGGAGAATTTTTGGCTCTTCAAATACGTCcacttgctgtaaatgactttCTAACTCTTTAAGTTTCATTACTAAATACTGCGACGTCTCAATGTGTGCCCCTTGGTCGACAACGCAGCAACAACTTATTTCAAACTCTGTTCTTTACCTTATAATTGATGTGTGTAGCTATTTTGTGAGCACGGCTGAAGTTTGATTTCCGCAAGGAAGTGTGCACCAACCAAAACAATCCGACCTCGATCCGGCAAATGTGCAGTTCGTTCGTTCCTCCCTGAACTTTCTGTTctaatttattatatattaattaatttattacatGCAAAATTTCAAACACAAATTTGTTTGTTAGAATACAATTGTGCCAGAAAAAATATACTAATAATTAATGAGAGTTACCCTAAATTAGTAAGTACCAAAAATAGCTAATAAATACAATATGCTATAaagtatattatttatttattgattgataTAAAGTATACGGACAACACAATCTTCTTGCAAATGTATAAGACTGGGAATgtaattaattgattatttatACTATATCCATGCTTTGACCCTGTCTTAtctgatgatgacgatgatgaaggACGGTACCAAAATCAGTTACCTagaaacagaaagcaaaacagACCAACATAAACAGAGCTGTTCGGAAAAAAGGACACATTTAGATTTGGCTATGTCAGTTTCTTAAATGAGACTGTATTGCAAGAAATACTTAACTtagatgtatttgtgtgttgttattGCACACGGGCCATAAATTACTTTTATACATTCGCCAGCCAACAGCGACGTAACGAGTCGTATCGCGAGAAGGGCCGAGATAATGGCATcaagacaacaaaaataaatttgtgGACAGCAAGCTGGAGTACATGATGGCGGCGTTGCTGCTGCGCCGGGACAAGAAAGCTACTGCTGCCCACTTGAAGGCAGACTTGAATCGGACTGACAATACCGCCGGGGTCCGACAACTTCAGGAGCTACTCGACGCCGTGCTAAATCCCGAAAAACCAGCTGCGGACTCCGAGGCGCTCGACTGGTGTAAATGTCTCATTGCAGGAGGCGACGGTTTCGAGGAGTTCTGCAAAACGGTCCGGTCCTACGACAACGCGACTCTGTGCGGCTTGGTTTGGACGGCTAATTTCGTGGCATATCGATGCCGGAGCTGTGGCATTTCTCCGTGCATGTCGCTGTGTGCTGAGTGCTTCAATAACGGAGACCACACGGGCCATGATTTCAACATGTTCAGGAGCCAGGCTGGCGGGGCTTGTGACTGTGGAGACGGTAATGTCATGCGGGAGACTGGGTAAGTCCGAGCTAGCTGCTAGCTCCGCTTGCTATGCTAGCGGCTTAGCTACTGTCGTTTAGGCAGGTCTTGGTAGAAAAGGAGCTAACTTAGCAAATCAAATTTCTTAGTCAGTGAATTCATTTTCCATGTAATTATGTGCCGAATTACTGTCAAGCATTTACAGTCGTTTATTAATCGGAAACCCCAGATTTAGCATCTCTCTCAGGCCTTGCTGATCATAACAATCATTCTCACATTCTCATCACTGGAGGTTACCATGT
Proteins encoded in this window:
- the ssb gene encoding lupus La protein yields the protein MAENQEEMSQTEMKVARQIEYYFGDHNLPRDKFLKEQLQLDDGWVPLETMLKFNRLKTLTTDSNVIIAALQKSRTGLLEINEDKTKIRRSPNKPLPEQNDEYKDALKHKSVYIKGFPLETTLDEVQEWLNGKGTIENIQMRRNLQKQFKGSVFICFDTEESSKKFLERSDIKSFKDNELLVLAREDYHAKKAEERKQFKAETKAKAKQDKEQQQKHAEEKEMGLLLDEQTGCLLKFSGELEDVSREDFHQLFSGHGKIKWVDFTRGAKEGTLLFDGSAKEAFDKAKEANGGELKIKENSVTWQILEGEEEKEVLKKIIEAQQESYSRSKGRGGRGRSGGRGRGGRRGRGGRDQGKTQYQGKKMKFDSDEEEDAPTPPKRELEDPDGPAAKIAKTENGS
- the mettl5 gene encoding rRNA N(6)-adenosine-methyltransferase METTL5, giving the protein MKLKELESHLQQVDVFEEPKILLEQYPTSPHIAACMLYTIQSTFEDIEGKLVADLGCGCGVLSIGAAMLDAGFCVGFDVDNDALNTFRRNAEEFEITNVDLVQCDLCSLEVDAYAKKFDTVIMNPPFGTKHNQGMDMKFLRAALTMAKTSVYSLHKTSTRQHIQKKANDWGVKMEVLAELRYDLPASYKFHKKKSVDIQVDFLRFSKA